One window of the Thermofilum sp. genome contains the following:
- a CDS encoding GNAT family N-acetyltransferase yields the protein MELRTTTVSSSGIKISAVEDGREIGHCYIYLIRNDLHAEPYALLEDVYVEESSRGRGVGTILVKKAVELARELGCYKIIATSRFERKEVHKWYEKLGFELYGYEFRMNLKGMQR from the coding sequence GTGGAGCTTAGGACTACCACTGTGAGCTCCAGCGGGATCAAGATCTCCGCGGTAGAGGATGGGAGGGAGATCGGGCACTGCTATATCTACCTGATTAGGAATGACCTTCACGCGGAGCCCTACGCTCTCCTGGAGGACGTGTACGTGGAGGAGTCCAGCAGGGGTAGGGGGGTGGGGACTATTCTCGTGAAGAAAGCTGTCGAGCTGGCGAGAGAGCTGGGGTGCTACAAGATTATCGCCACCAGCAGGTTTGAGCGGAAAGAAGTGCACAAGTGGTACGAGAAGCTTGGCTTCGAGCTCTACGGCTACGAGTTCCGGATGAACCTTAAAGGCATGCAGCGGTAG
- a CDS encoding complex I subunit 1 family protein produces MMEMLYSLVFPGVLFTAAMAFWFEYIDRKVTALVQRRVGPQATGPGGLLQPLYDFLKLLGKEELVSEKADRVALRVGPVLAVTLPIYGMLYIPIVSTDPPLGFSGDLLLIFLLLAFSALSVALVGYAALSPYTVLGVGRFIAQYAMYEAVFMLCLVSAALQASTLSVSGLVTYQAARGWLALYQPIGFVAALLSLLAKLEKKPFDLPHAKQEIVAGWATELSGRSLAFMRLYEDLSMTWGIALLATVYLGGPLGPGFPELGPLAGFAWFGLKTFTLSVLVALISASMARVRVYGLVKTFWERTLLLVLLQIGLAWLLR; encoded by the coding sequence ATGATGGAGATGCTCTACTCTCTGGTGTTTCCCGGAGTACTGTTCACCGCGGCGATGGCTTTCTGGTTCGAGTACATTGACCGCAAGGTAACAGCGCTCGTCCAGCGCCGCGTGGGGCCGCAGGCGACGGGCCCGGGCGGGCTGCTCCAGCCGCTCTACGACTTCCTCAAGCTGCTCGGGAAAGAAGAGCTCGTGAGCGAGAAAGCGGACAGGGTAGCTCTGAGAGTGGGCCCGGTCCTGGCTGTAACGCTCCCGATATACGGCATGCTCTACATCCCGATAGTCTCGACCGATCCCCCGCTGGGCTTCAGCGGGGACCTGCTCCTGATCTTCCTCCTCCTAGCGTTCTCGGCCCTTTCAGTCGCGCTCGTGGGCTACGCGGCCCTCAGCCCCTACACTGTGCTCGGCGTAGGCAGGTTCATCGCACAGTACGCGATGTACGAGGCCGTATTCATGCTCTGCTTAGTGTCAGCTGCCCTGCAAGCCTCCACGCTGAGCGTGAGCGGCCTCGTCACCTACCAGGCAGCTAGAGGTTGGCTCGCCCTCTACCAGCCTATCGGGTTCGTAGCCGCCCTCCTCTCCCTCCTCGCGAAGCTCGAGAAAAAGCCCTTCGACCTACCCCACGCGAAGCAGGAGATTGTCGCAGGCTGGGCTACCGAGCTCAGCGGTCGAAGCCTCGCGTTCATGCGGCTGTACGAGGACTTGAGCATGACGTGGGGTATAGCGCTTCTAGCTACTGTATACCTCGGCGGGCCCCTGGGCCCCGGCTTCCCGGAGCTTGGTCCGCTCGCGGGGTTCGCGTGGTTCGGGCTGAAGACTTTTACATTGAGCGTGCTCGTGGCCCTCATAAGCGCGTCGATGGCTAGGGTGCGGGTTTACGGGCTTGTGAAGACTTTTTGGGAGAGGACCCTCCTCCTTGTTCTTCTCCAGATAGGGTTAGCCTGGCTGTTGAGGTGA
- a CDS encoding ParB N-terminal domain-containing protein: MIEYKVSLIDVRALKPHERVEEARVEEVMRSLLEERVLHRAILADAITLTVIDGHHRLESFKRIGLTVVPVALVNYMDQRIVAARWDGRGVIDKKLVLERAARGVPFPPKTTRHLLVTKAGFIHVSEAIPEVNIELRALFEYAVFRTEELPRSSPALKRWGSLLSQPSRF; encoded by the coding sequence ATGATAGAGTACAAGGTATCGCTGATCGACGTGCGTGCGTTGAAGCCCCACGAGCGCGTTGAAGAAGCGAGAGTAGAGGAGGTGATGAGGTCGCTTCTGGAGGAGAGAGTACTGCACCGGGCGATCCTAGCGGATGCAATTACCCTCACCGTCATCGACGGGCACCACAGGCTCGAGTCCTTCAAGAGGATAGGCCTCACCGTGGTGCCGGTCGCGCTGGTCAACTACATGGATCAGAGAATAGTTGCCGCGAGGTGGGATGGGCGGGGAGTCATAGACAAGAAACTCGTCCTGGAGAGAGCTGCCCGAGGGGTTCCTTTCCCTCCTAAAACGACGAGGCACCTACTCGTGACCAAGGCAGGCTTCATCCACGTCTCTGAAGCAATACCCGAAGTGAACATAGAGCTCCGCGCGCTTTTCGAGTACGCAGTCTTCCGCACAGAAGAGCTGCCGCGCAGCAGCCCTGCTCTTAAGCGGTGGGGCAGCCTCCTCTCACAGCCATCACGTTTTTAG
- a CDS encoding radical SAM protein, whose amino-acid sequence MSFDVLITSDRTMMTNHHGKEFIGFFTTSPPVGLPEWVWMWLSAPKPKVDKLGRPVEAPYGLRKVEAKLLDAGISAAVVDPDHLGRYLKSAKVLMVGHHDYFAMNSPSVVWWAVTGKEPVNRRSFLRMMRRPEIREAKRRGLRIIAGGPAAWQWLWNTDLWRELGVDTVVDGEAERVIVDLVSKALRGESLPAYVYIGPEDAPSVEEIPAIRGASVNGFVEVMRGCPRRCRFCPVTLRPVRYYPLEKIEAEMRVNAAAGLRHGVLHSEDILLYGARGLEPNPDALLKLHQLAKRYYRTIAWSHVTLAGVKYAQEKYRLITRLTEVVYDDYQDWLGVQVGLETGSVRLARVMMPGKVAPYPITMWHEVVEDALAVMHEHRIVPALTLILGSPGEREEDLQQTLELLDRIKDYRSLIVPMFFVPLGYLKNREAFLRERLTPAHAEVMRRCMWHSLRWGEDIAFKMYLRGPKAAPMRLVFKAFLAYAKRKAEEIEREIQKHGIDSLLHGSSEQGRAPSEISPVAPACRA is encoded by the coding sequence ATGAGCTTCGACGTCCTAATCACCTCTGACAGGACGATGATGACGAACCACCACGGGAAGGAGTTCATCGGTTTCTTCACCACCAGCCCGCCCGTAGGCCTCCCCGAGTGGGTGTGGATGTGGCTCAGCGCCCCCAAGCCCAAGGTGGATAAGCTGGGGCGCCCAGTGGAGGCTCCCTACGGCTTAAGGAAGGTTGAAGCGAAGCTGCTGGACGCCGGCATCAGCGCCGCCGTAGTGGATCCTGATCACCTCGGTAGGTACTTGAAGAGCGCGAAAGTGCTGATGGTAGGTCACCACGACTACTTCGCGATGAACTCTCCCAGCGTGGTTTGGTGGGCGGTGACAGGCAAGGAGCCTGTGAACAGGCGCAGCTTCCTGAGGATGATGCGCCGGCCGGAGATCAGGGAGGCTAAGCGCCGTGGGCTGAGGATTATCGCTGGAGGGCCGGCGGCGTGGCAGTGGCTCTGGAACACTGACCTGTGGAGAGAGCTCGGGGTGGATACCGTCGTGGACGGCGAAGCGGAGCGGGTGATCGTGGACCTGGTTTCGAAAGCTCTCAGGGGGGAGAGCCTCCCCGCCTACGTGTACATCGGCCCCGAGGACGCGCCGTCGGTCGAGGAGATACCCGCGATAAGGGGTGCGAGCGTGAACGGCTTCGTGGAGGTTATGAGGGGCTGCCCGAGGCGCTGCCGCTTCTGCCCTGTGACTCTCAGACCTGTTCGCTACTACCCGCTCGAGAAGATAGAGGCGGAGATGAGGGTCAACGCGGCGGCTGGTTTAAGGCACGGGGTCCTGCACTCCGAGGATATCTTGCTCTACGGCGCTAGAGGGCTGGAGCCGAACCCTGACGCGCTCCTCAAGCTCCACCAGCTCGCAAAAAGGTACTACAGGACTATCGCCTGGAGCCACGTGACTCTCGCGGGCGTCAAGTACGCTCAGGAGAAGTACAGGCTCATCACCCGGCTCACGGAGGTAGTTTACGACGACTACCAGGATTGGCTCGGTGTCCAGGTCGGCTTGGAGACAGGGTCGGTCAGGCTGGCTAGAGTGATGATGCCTGGGAAGGTCGCCCCCTACCCGATAACCATGTGGCATGAAGTTGTAGAAGACGCTCTAGCGGTTATGCACGAGCACAGGATCGTGCCGGCTCTCACTCTGATCCTAGGCTCTCCCGGCGAGAGGGAGGAGGACTTACAGCAGACGCTCGAGCTCCTCGACAGGATCAAAGACTACCGGAGCTTGATCGTCCCCATGTTCTTCGTGCCGCTAGGCTACTTGAAGAACAGGGAAGCCTTCCTCAGAGAGAGGCTCACCCCCGCTCACGCGGAAGTTATGAGAAGGTGCATGTGGCACTCCCTCCGGTGGGGAGAGGATATAGCGTTTAAGATGTACCTGCGAGGCCCCAAAGCCGCTCCAATGCGCCTGGTATTCAAAGCGTTCCTAGCTTACGCTAAGAGGAAAGCGGAGGAGATCGAGAGGGAGATCCAGAAGCACGGGATCGACTCGCTGCTCCACGGCTCCAGCGAGCAAGGTAGAGCCCCGAGCGAGATTTCGCCGGTAGCTCCGGCTTGCCGAGCCTAG
- a CDS encoding NADH-quinone oxidoreductase subunit K, whose amino-acid sequence MIEESVFVLGGSVVLVLAGVASIAATRNLLKVVMGIQAVLLGALLPLSLAARGQASAVILIPAVAAAAAEAVGMAVLALVWEKYRTTDPHQVSELRW is encoded by the coding sequence GTGATTGAGGAGAGCGTCTTCGTTCTGGGTGGTTCCGTGGTGCTCGTGCTCGCAGGGGTAGCGTCCATCGCGGCGACCCGGAACTTGCTGAAGGTAGTTATGGGCATCCAGGCGGTGCTGCTCGGGGCCCTGCTACCGTTATCGCTCGCGGCTCGAGGTCAGGCGAGCGCGGTGATCCTGATCCCCGCTGTAGCTGCAGCAGCGGCGGAAGCCGTGGGTATGGCTGTGCTCGCGCTAGTTTGGGAGAAGTACAGGACGACTGATCCTCACCAGGTTTCAGAGCTGAGGTGGTAG
- a CDS encoding 4Fe-4S binding protein encodes MSAYIKALVLGVREAFRGRITEHLSSAVSNGFARGVPILESSKCLGCGLCSRVCPPRAIKMRPAGRKVVGGREVPREEPSFDYFRCIYCGQCADVCPAKAITMDRRSPVDVVNITAPQVLILGAAPQVTSFLVIAAVVALVYWLSGKLAPRGRHGSSARKPFSGGVPLSSSRYRYYAVSLMAFVLFLLLAEALCFLYLLASPNAQAFAVLLLAALVIYLQGLWVSRRWAG; translated from the coding sequence GTGAGTGCGTACATTAAGGCGCTGGTTTTAGGGGTGAGGGAAGCCTTCAGGGGCAGGATAACGGAGCACCTCTCCTCCGCGGTGAGCAACGGCTTCGCCCGCGGCGTACCTATCCTCGAAAGCAGCAAGTGCCTCGGCTGCGGCTTATGCTCCCGCGTCTGCCCTCCGCGCGCTATAAAGATGCGGCCGGCGGGGAGGAAGGTGGTCGGCGGAAGGGAGGTTCCGAGGGAGGAGCCGAGCTTCGACTACTTCCGGTGTATCTACTGCGGGCAGTGCGCCGACGTGTGTCCGGCTAAAGCGATAACCATGGATAGGAGGAGCCCCGTAGACGTTGTCAACATCACGGCCCCCCAGGTCCTCATCCTGGGAGCGGCACCGCAGGTCACTTCGTTCCTGGTGATTGCGGCTGTAGTAGCGCTGGTTTACTGGCTGAGCGGTAAGCTCGCCCCGCGGGGAAGGCACGGCTCCTCGGCCAGGAAGCCTTTCAGCGGCGGAGTTCCCCTGTCCTCCTCCAGGTACAGGTACTACGCGGTCAGCCTGATGGCGTTCGTCCTCTTCCTCCTGCTAGCCGAGGCTCTCTGCTTCCTCTACCTCCTCGCGAGCCCTAACGCGCAGGCTTTCGCGGTCCTGCTGCTAGCGGCCCTCGTGATCTACCTTCAGGGTTTGTGGGTCTCCAGGAGGTGGGCCGGATGA
- a CDS encoding amidohydrolase family protein, whose translation MGVIEVGTLLDWGVVRRNVRIEYEGSEDFYFETAVMPGFSDAHAHPQVVDVGDRGKWSSSYEWISRRKLKVDEGAIRRDSELSAALAKATLLLSLLDGVTLAALNGSLVGNLRALQSLRASPRVILMPTVMEAEGWTRPESVYAAYASNLAMWDGYYSMGFFAHSIRLTSPSSLRASYKIAAKLKLPFALHLSEGVDEADELVKLLEGVEWRIVAVHCITSPEKCRSYGFKIVHCPTSNLYLYGYTISELSFLDALGSDWPLVTGTVRRTYLDAVKVHGPSASLLEKATAGGYEVYGIGGKGDFVCFDEPLGKVIAGRAEPKLVAVKGRVLVKEGVVEGENLTRREVEKFKEEQVKLAFERYGV comes from the coding sequence ATGGGGGTCATCGAGGTCGGCACGCTGCTGGACTGGGGAGTTGTGAGAAGGAACGTGAGAATAGAGTACGAGGGCAGCGAGGACTTCTACTTCGAGACCGCGGTAATGCCTGGCTTCAGCGACGCGCACGCCCACCCTCAAGTGGTGGATGTCGGCGACCGCGGAAAGTGGTCAAGCTCCTACGAGTGGATCAGCAGGAGAAAGCTCAAGGTGGACGAGGGAGCTATCAGGAGGGATTCCGAGCTCTCCGCAGCGCTAGCTAAAGCGACGTTGCTCTTATCCCTTCTCGACGGCGTGACCCTCGCTGCCTTGAACGGCAGCCTTGTGGGCAACCTTAGAGCGCTGCAGAGCCTCAGAGCTTCGCCCCGAGTGATCCTCATGCCTACTGTGATGGAGGCTGAGGGGTGGACCCGCCCCGAGAGCGTGTACGCTGCTTACGCTTCGAACCTCGCTATGTGGGACGGCTACTACAGCATGGGTTTCTTCGCGCACTCTATACGCCTCACATCGCCTTCTTCTCTGCGAGCTTCCTACAAGATCGCCGCCAAGCTGAAGCTGCCTTTCGCCCTCCACCTCTCGGAGGGGGTGGACGAAGCCGACGAGCTCGTAAAGCTCCTCGAGGGGGTAGAGTGGAGAATAGTAGCTGTGCACTGCATAACTTCCCCCGAGAAGTGCAGGAGCTACGGCTTCAAGATCGTGCACTGCCCCACTTCGAACCTGTACCTTTACGGGTACACGATAAGCGAGCTCAGCTTCCTCGACGCTCTGGGGAGCGACTGGCCCCTGGTGACGGGCACCGTGAGGAGAACTTACCTCGACGCTGTTAAGGTGCACGGGCCTTCAGCCAGCTTGCTCGAGAAGGCTACTGCCGGCGGCTACGAGGTTTACGGAATCGGAGGCAAGGGAGACTTCGTGTGCTTCGACGAGCCATTAGGGAAGGTTATCGCCGGCCGCGCAGAGCCGAAGCTCGTCGCCGTCAAAGGGAGGGTGCTCGTAAAGGAGGGTGTAGTCGAGGGAGAGAACTTGACGAGGAGAGAAGTGGAGAAGTTCAAGGAGGAGCAGGTGAAGCTCGCTTTCGAGCGCTACGGCGTCTAG
- a CDS encoding NADH-quinone oxidoreductase subunit C, producing MGKLSKRVTTLEELARELEAAIESGFNHLMAITCVDLGGELELIYSLSSLDGRPLHLSLRVPQGSAKVSSIAALMPAASFYEREVHDLFGVHFEGNEGMGSRFLLPQCYPEEAPPPLLKSVDSAQVRELLSTLRCASPLPIHLEAPLSPESVVVPFGPYHPALKEPEHISLVVEGERIRKAFIKIGYVHRGIEKAAEARSFLRDIYLFERVCGICSTHHAWTFVEAVESLLGLQPPPRAVFLRAIVAELERIHSHALWLGLVGYWMGFESMFMWVWGLRELVMDILEEATGNRVHKSFVTIGGVRRDIPDEKLRGYVEKLSQLRSSIASLMEDILSSEQFASRTKGVGRYTLEQARRFSTVGPVRRAAGDPYDIRKIEPYGAYDRVDFHVPVASEGDVYNLVKIRLEELLSSVDIIAQLVEKIPSGNPVPPRHFMGTVPEGEAYARTEAPRGELFYYVKADNKHNPYRVKIRTPTLANIQLAASLLEEALVSDLPLIVTSIDPCFSCMDRVTVLKDGEFFVLKLEDLVKLARGDSK from the coding sequence GTGGGAAAGCTTAGCAAGAGGGTTACTACTCTTGAGGAGCTGGCGCGCGAGCTGGAGGCGGCTATTGAGAGCGGCTTTAACCACCTCATGGCGATCACCTGCGTGGACCTCGGCGGAGAGCTTGAGCTCATCTACAGCTTGTCGAGCCTGGACGGGCGCCCTCTCCACCTTTCTCTCAGGGTTCCTCAGGGCAGCGCTAAAGTGTCTTCTATCGCTGCGCTCATGCCTGCTGCTAGCTTCTACGAGAGAGAAGTTCACGATCTCTTCGGCGTGCACTTTGAAGGTAACGAAGGTATGGGGTCCAGATTCCTGCTTCCGCAGTGCTACCCCGAGGAAGCCCCTCCTCCTCTGCTCAAGAGCGTGGACTCCGCCCAAGTGAGAGAGCTTCTATCCACGCTCAGGTGCGCATCCCCGCTCCCGATCCACCTGGAGGCCCCGCTCTCACCGGAGAGCGTGGTGGTCCCCTTCGGCCCCTACCACCCAGCCCTCAAGGAGCCGGAGCACATCAGCCTGGTCGTGGAGGGTGAAAGAATAAGGAAGGCCTTCATCAAAATCGGGTACGTCCACAGAGGCATCGAGAAAGCTGCTGAGGCGAGGTCGTTCCTCCGGGACATCTACCTTTTCGAGAGGGTCTGCGGGATCTGCAGCACTCACCACGCCTGGACTTTCGTGGAGGCGGTGGAGAGCCTTCTCGGCCTTCAGCCCCCGCCCCGGGCGGTTTTCCTCAGAGCGATCGTAGCGGAGCTGGAGCGGATCCACTCTCACGCGCTCTGGCTAGGGCTCGTGGGGTACTGGATGGGCTTCGAGTCCATGTTCATGTGGGTGTGGGGCTTAAGGGAGCTCGTCATGGACATCCTCGAGGAGGCTACGGGCAATAGGGTCCACAAGTCCTTCGTCACGATAGGAGGGGTTAGGAGGGATATCCCCGACGAGAAGCTGCGAGGCTACGTCGAGAAGCTTTCCCAGCTGAGGAGCAGCATCGCTTCGCTGATGGAAGATATTCTCTCCAGCGAGCAGTTTGCCTCGAGAACCAAGGGGGTTGGCAGGTACACGCTCGAGCAGGCGCGCCGCTTCTCCACGGTGGGGCCCGTGAGGAGAGCTGCCGGAGACCCCTACGACATCAGGAAGATCGAGCCTTACGGTGCTTACGACCGCGTCGACTTCCACGTGCCGGTAGCGAGCGAGGGAGATGTCTACAACCTCGTGAAGATAAGGCTCGAGGAGCTCCTCTCCTCAGTCGATATCATCGCGCAGCTGGTGGAGAAGATCCCCTCCGGGAACCCTGTGCCTCCGCGGCACTTCATGGGCACGGTACCCGAAGGAGAGGCTTACGCCAGGACGGAGGCCCCGCGCGGCGAGCTGTTCTACTACGTGAAGGCTGACAACAAGCACAACCCCTACAGGGTGAAGATCCGGACTCCCACGCTCGCGAACATACAGCTTGCGGCTTCGCTGCTGGAGGAGGCGCTCGTGTCGGATCTCCCGCTCATCGTCACCAGCATAGATCCGTGCTTCAGCTGCATGGATAGGGTTACCGTCCTTAAGGACGGGGAGTTTTTCGTCCTCAAGCTCGAGGATCTGGTTAAGCTCGCTCGGGGTGATTCGAAGTGA
- a CDS encoding phosphate uptake regulator PhoU, with protein MATARRLIKLGKSSLAITLPKKWVGEQGLREGDLVIVDEQNGSLVISVARQAEPEPSRIAHVSAKPQEEESLERIIIALYQAGYDVIRVTVSGGRTTQALRDALRRTLTRLIGLEVVEEGSDYVLLQMVADAAVMSLDRVLGRMELLVLNSLRELEIYAAEKDLEILRGIVERDEEVDKFYFLLSRQVSLALRNPAYLKQIGVEDRPLLLPMFNYGKTIERVGDVAVAIARVAPRIEVAGSAIEVARRAIEAGVRVFRTGDDEGKRFLAGLYADYFSRIKPDSLLDHLIGNIISLSLDMVESRIEYEVLRERR; from the coding sequence GTGGCTACTGCCCGAAGGCTCATCAAGCTGGGGAAGTCGAGCCTGGCTATAACCCTACCCAAGAAGTGGGTCGGCGAGCAGGGGCTCAGGGAGGGCGACCTCGTGATCGTCGACGAGCAGAACGGCTCTCTAGTAATCTCGGTAGCTAGGCAGGCGGAGCCCGAGCCCAGCAGGATTGCCCATGTCTCGGCTAAGCCCCAGGAGGAGGAGTCGCTGGAGAGGATAATCATCGCCCTGTACCAGGCCGGGTACGATGTGATCCGCGTCACCGTTTCCGGCGGTAGAACGACGCAAGCTCTGCGAGATGCTCTTCGCAGGACTCTCACCAGGCTGATAGGCTTGGAGGTCGTTGAAGAGGGGTCCGACTACGTGCTGCTGCAGATGGTTGCTGATGCTGCTGTGATGAGTCTCGACCGGGTGCTGGGGAGAATGGAGCTTCTCGTCTTGAACAGCTTGAGAGAGCTCGAGATATACGCGGCAGAGAAGGATCTTGAGATACTTCGCGGTATCGTGGAGCGCGACGAGGAGGTGGACAAGTTTTACTTCCTTCTCAGCAGGCAAGTTTCTCTCGCTTTGAGGAACCCTGCTTACCTCAAGCAGATTGGAGTCGAGGATAGGCCTCTCCTCCTTCCCATGTTCAACTACGGGAAAACTATCGAGAGGGTCGGCGACGTCGCGGTAGCTATAGCGAGGGTTGCCCCCCGCATCGAGGTGGCAGGCAGCGCCATCGAGGTGGCGAGAAGAGCTATCGAGGCCGGTGTAAGGGTTTTCCGAACTGGCGACGATGAAGGTAAAAGGTTCCTCGCAGGCCTCTACGCTGACTACTTCTCGCGGATAAAGCCTGACAGCCTGCTCGACCACCTTATCGGCAACATCATCTCGCTATCCCTGGACATGGTGGAGAGCAGAATAGAGTACGAAGTCTTAAGGGAGCGCCGCTGA
- a CDS encoding IMP dehydrogenase — protein MGYFEEKIKNSEVGLSFDDVLLVPQYSDVRLEEVDVSTQLAPGLKLRIPLISSPMDTVTGREMLLCMGRLGGLGVLPRNYPLEEAVKAVREAASEGLPAAAAVGPFDDERVKRLLDAEVSMIVIDTAHGHSRNVVEATRRYSSYGARVMAGNIVTGEAAEALVSAGAVSLRVGVGPGHACTTREVAGVGYPQLSAIAKVADAARRHGVSVVADGGVEKPADVVKALAAGADAVMLGYLLAGTEEAPGALVEVEGKTFKVYRGMGSRGALASGSARYGEFKRTPEGVEGLVELRGSAAAVVEWLVNGLKQGMGYVGARNLEELRSKAVFVRLTPAGVAESGPRGLFQVRY, from the coding sequence ATGGGGTACTTCGAGGAGAAGATTAAAAACTCTGAAGTCGGGCTCAGCTTCGACGATGTCCTACTTGTCCCGCAGTACTCTGACGTCCGGCTAGAGGAAGTTGATGTCTCCACCCAGCTAGCTCCGGGGCTGAAGCTCAGGATACCTCTCATCAGCAGCCCTATGGACACCGTCACGGGGCGCGAGATGCTCCTCTGTATGGGCAGGCTGGGCGGGCTGGGCGTCCTGCCGCGGAACTACCCGCTGGAGGAGGCGGTGAAAGCAGTTAGGGAGGCTGCGAGCGAGGGGCTGCCCGCCGCGGCCGCCGTGGGACCTTTCGACGACGAGCGCGTGAAAAGGCTGCTGGACGCTGAAGTCTCCATGATCGTCATCGATACCGCTCACGGGCACAGTAGAAACGTGGTAGAAGCGACTAGGAGGTACTCGAGCTACGGGGCGCGAGTTATGGCTGGAAACATCGTCACGGGCGAGGCAGCTGAGGCATTAGTTTCAGCTGGAGCGGTGTCCCTCCGCGTGGGGGTTGGCCCCGGGCACGCTTGCACAACCAGGGAGGTGGCTGGGGTCGGGTACCCTCAGCTCTCGGCGATCGCTAAAGTGGCTGACGCGGCCCGGAGACACGGGGTCTCGGTAGTGGCGGACGGCGGGGTCGAGAAGCCTGCAGACGTCGTGAAGGCGCTGGCTGCTGGCGCAGACGCTGTGATGCTGGGCTACCTCCTGGCAGGAACCGAGGAGGCTCCGGGAGCGTTAGTCGAGGTGGAGGGGAAAACCTTCAAAGTTTACAGGGGGATGGGGAGTAGGGGGGCTCTCGCCAGCGGCTCAGCGAGGTACGGTGAGTTCAAGCGCACTCCTGAAGGTGTCGAGGGGCTCGTCGAGCTGAGGGGTTCTGCCGCGGCAGTGGTCGAGTGGCTGGTTAACGGGCTGAAGCAGGGGATGGGCTACGTGGGTGCCAGGAACCTGGAGGAGCTGAGGAGCAAGGCTGTCTTTGTGCGGCTTACGCCCGCCGGCGTGGCTGAGAGCGGTCCTCGGGGCCTCTTCCAGGTGAGGTACTGA
- a CDS encoding NADH-quinone oxidoreductase subunit B family protein yields MIPRLGYRRRSIWLYHFNSGGCNGCDIEFVAALTPRYDPERLGVQLVPSPRHADVLVVTGPVTSVVKDALEEIYDQIPEPKLVIAFGTCACSGGIFSECYNTIGGADHVIPVDVKIPGCPARPSSLLRVLAEVYGVKVRGKA; encoded by the coding sequence TTGATACCGAGGTTAGGGTACCGCCGCAGGAGCATCTGGCTGTACCACTTTAACTCGGGGGGATGCAACGGTTGCGACATCGAGTTTGTCGCGGCGCTGACGCCACGCTATGATCCCGAGCGTTTAGGAGTGCAGCTCGTCCCCTCCCCCAGGCATGCCGACGTCCTCGTAGTCACGGGGCCTGTGACGAGCGTTGTGAAGGACGCGCTTGAAGAGATCTACGACCAAATTCCGGAGCCGAAGCTGGTGATAGCTTTCGGCACTTGTGCTTGCAGCGGCGGGATCTTCTCGGAGTGCTACAACACGATCGGGGGTGCCGACCACGTGATCCCTGTTGATGTCAAGATCCCCGGGTGCCCCGCGAGGCCGAGCTCGCTTCTAAGGGTTCTGGCTGAAGTTTACGGGGTGAAGGTTCGTGGGAAAGCTTAG
- a CDS encoding phosphate uptake regulator PhoU — MSVAPEAGIVRRVQLTGGSTYIVSIPKEWASAVGIGKGSIVSLVLEQDGTIRLIPSVKRPRAALETEVRVGKKTTEGAIIRELFSKYLLGYKVIRAKFDEDSPALKKTIRDVLVSKLIGAEVMQESAREVVIQVLVNVEDIPVPEVVGRMRDTAQSMLEDPITVLRGGEAVVNLEEVIARDDIVDKLYLYGLRQLYSAMRGFTNLKELGLSRLEEVLSHAMVMKNIERVSDHAAAIAATLLQTPELPNRDEIASLASEVAKFFRRSVDAFLARDRDSAHRLLDKEAIELREADKELSKRVLVAQDPEMVSNVRVILGSYRRVVEYSSDILEATIDLTERA; from the coding sequence ATGAGCGTTGCGCCTGAGGCAGGGATAGTCCGCAGAGTTCAGCTAACGGGAGGTTCAACCTATATTGTTTCTATTCCGAAGGAGTGGGCTTCCGCAGTGGGTATAGGGAAGGGGAGCATCGTCTCCCTCGTTCTCGAACAGGATGGGACGATCAGGCTTATCCCGAGCGTGAAGAGGCCTAGAGCTGCTCTCGAAACAGAGGTTAGGGTCGGGAAGAAGACTACGGAGGGGGCGATCATTCGAGAGCTGTTTTCCAAGTACCTGCTCGGCTACAAGGTTATACGGGCTAAGTTCGATGAAGATAGTCCAGCGCTGAAGAAGACTATCAGGGATGTCCTCGTCTCTAAGCTGATAGGTGCGGAAGTGATGCAGGAAAGTGCGCGGGAGGTAGTGATCCAGGTGCTCGTAAACGTAGAAGATATCCCCGTGCCGGAAGTCGTGGGAAGAATGCGGGACACTGCTCAGAGCATGCTCGAGGATCCGATAACCGTGCTGCGCGGTGGTGAAGCGGTAGTCAACCTCGAGGAGGTGATTGCGAGAGACGATATCGTGGATAAGCTGTACCTCTACGGGTTGAGGCAGCTGTACAGCGCTATGAGAGGCTTCACGAACTTGAAGGAGCTGGGCCTCAGCAGGCTGGAGGAAGTGCTCTCGCACGCAATGGTCATGAAGAACATCGAGCGAGTCTCCGACCACGCGGCAGCGATCGCTGCGACTCTGCTCCAGACTCCCGAGCTGCCTAACAGGGATGAGATAGCTTCTCTAGCCTCGGAGGTTGCCAAGTTCTTCCGCCGCAGCGTCGATGCCTTCCTGGCCAGAGACAGGGACTCTGCCCACCGGCTTCTCGACAAGGAAGCTATCGAGCTCCGCGAGGCAGACAAGGAGCTTTCGAAGCGGGTACTAGTAGCGCAGGATCCTGAAATGGTCTCGAACGTTCGCGTTATTCTGGGTAGCTACCGCAGAGTTGTCGAGTACAGCTCAGACATACTTGAGGCGACAATCGACCTAACCGAGAGAGCTTGA